The following coding sequences are from one Nicotiana tabacum cultivar K326 chromosome 1, ASM71507v2, whole genome shotgun sequence window:
- the LOC107802228 gene encoding vesicle-associated membrane protein 711-like, which translates to MAILYALVARGSVVLAEYSATSTNASAIARQILEKIPGNNDSNASYSQDRYIFHVKRTDGLTVLCMADEVAGRRIPFAFLEEIHQRFVRTYGRAVLSAQAYAMNDEFSRVLSQQIEYYSSDPNADRINRLKGEMSQVRNVMIENIDKVLERGDRLELLVDKTANMQGNTFRFRKQARRFRSTVWWRNVKLTVALIFLLLVIIYVILAFICHGLTLPTCLK; encoded by the exons ATGGCGATTCTGTATGCCCTGGTAGCGAGGGGATCGGTTGTATTGGCGGAGTACAGTGCTACGTCGACAAACGCGAGCGCAATTGCGAGGCAGATATTGGAGAAAATACCAGGGAATAATGATTCTAATGCTTCGTATTCTCAGGATCGCTATATTTTCCATGTTAAACGTACCGATGGACTCACTGTTCTCTGTATGGCCGATGAGGTTGCCGGAA GAAGAATCCCTTTTGCATTCCTGGAAGAAATTCACCAAAGATTTGTGAGAACCTATGGTCGGGCAGTTCTCTCTGCACAAGCTTATGCCATGAATGATGAATTCTCAAGGGTCCTTAGCCAGCAAATCGAGTATTACTCTAGTGATCCAAATGCAGACAGAATAAACAGGCTAAAGGGTGAAATGAGCCAG GTGCGTAATGTCATGATTGAAAATATCGATAAAGTTCTGGAGAGAGGTGATCGCCTGGAGTTGCTGGTTGATAAAACTGCTAATATGCAAGGAAATACATTCCGATTCAGGAAGCAAGCTCGGCGTTTCAGAAGCACTGTGTGGTGGAGAAATGTCAAGCTCAC GGTTGCACTAATATTCCTTCTCCTTGTGATAATATATGTTATTTTGGCTTTCATCTGTCATGGGCTCACACTTCCAACTTGTTTGAAGTGA